One genomic window of Bartonella sp. JB63 includes the following:
- the rseP gene encoding RIP metalloprotease RseP has translation MEFLNHILNVSDLFLRGLSVFFTIIVIVFVHEMGHYLIGRWCGIQASVFSIGFGPNLLNYKDKRGTQWRLGLFLLGGYVKFVEDGDRIMPSSKPYLLVHGSFMGAHAWKRAMTVFAGPLFNGLFAIVVLTFFFFFHGRLVVEPVVGYLEKDSPAIQAGLIPGDRFVEMDGKRIESFGDLIAYVALHGGDPIEFKVERMGQILKVVITPTVIKRDDGFGNQIRSGMIGVRAPVKQDNPEHLDQAYKKHIHYNWLESIEESLKRTTWIITQIISFFSRLIGGQEDHCQLSGPSKTFKIAWKISEAGFTSMLYFTAFFSVCIGLINLFPIPPLDGGHLLFYIIEVIIGKPVPVKIQEIVFRTGFFIIILFMIFALFNDYFCWFSY, from the coding sequence TTGGAATTTTTAAATCACATACTCAATGTAAGTGATCTATTTTTAAGAGGCTTAAGTGTTTTTTTCACTATTATAGTTATCGTTTTTGTACATGAGATGGGACATTATCTTATTGGGCGATGGTGTGGTATTCAAGCATCCGTTTTTTCAATTGGATTTGGACCAAATTTGCTGAATTATAAAGATAAACGCGGCACACAGTGGCGTTTAGGGCTGTTTTTATTAGGGGGATACGTAAAATTTGTTGAAGATGGTGATAGAATAATGCCATCGTCAAAACCATATTTATTGGTTCATGGCTCATTTATGGGAGCTCATGCTTGGAAAAGAGCAATGACTGTTTTTGCAGGTCCTTTATTTAATGGCCTCTTTGCTATTGTTGTTTTAACATTTTTTTTCTTTTTTCATGGCCGTTTAGTTGTTGAACCCGTTGTTGGCTATCTAGAAAAAGATTCTCCTGCCATTCAAGCAGGTTTAATACCAGGCGATCGTTTTGTTGAAATGGATGGTAAACGGATTGAAAGTTTTGGAGATTTAATAGCTTATGTAGCTTTGCATGGTGGAGATCCTATAGAATTTAAAGTAGAACGTATGGGGCAGATTTTAAAGGTGGTTATTACACCTACAGTAATCAAGCGAGATGATGGATTTGGCAATCAAATTCGGAGTGGTATGATTGGTGTGAGAGCTCCTGTTAAACAAGATAATCCTGAACATTTAGATCAAGCTTATAAGAAACACATTCATTATAATTGGCTAGAATCAATAGAAGAGTCATTAAAGCGTACGACATGGATTATTACCCAAATAATTTCTTTTTTTAGCCGTTTAATAGGTGGGCAAGAAGATCATTGCCAGTTAAGTGGTCCTTCTAAAACTTTTAAAATTGCTTGGAAGATTAGTGAAGCAGGTTTTACCTCTATGTTATATTTTACAGCTTTTTTTTCGGTTTGTATTGGTCTTATTAATCTTTTTCCAATTCCACCGCTTGATGGTGGGCATTTATTGTTTTATATTATCGAAGTTATAATTGGTAAGCCAGTTCCGGTTAAAATTCAGGAAATTGTTTTTCGCACAGGATTTTTTATTATCATCTTGTTTATGATTTTTGCGCTATTTAATGATTATTTTTGTTGGTTTAGCTATTAA
- the lpxA gene encoding acyl-ACP--UDP-N-acetylglucosamine O-acyltransferase, whose amino-acid sequence MSDTKIHPTAFVEKGAQLGTNVSIGPFCHIGSKAIIGDGCHLMSHVVIMGETVLGANSKVFPHAVLGADPQNNKHKGGRTTLSIGKNCMIREGVTMHRGSDSSSGTTIVGDNCQFFSYAHVAHDCCVGNHVTFANNAMIGGHVKVGDYAIIGGGAAVHQFVRIGHHAFIGGVSALVGDLIPYGTAVGVQAKLAGLNIIGMKRAGLARKEIHALRHAVSMLFDRNKPFKERVNDVFSSYYTSQSVVDVINFIQEKGKRFYCTPKFEDDMINSNKD is encoded by the coding sequence ATGTCTGATACAAAAATCCATCCAACTGCTTTTGTAGAAAAAGGTGCACAACTTGGTACAAACGTATCAATAGGACCATTTTGTCATATTGGTTCAAAAGCTATTATTGGTGATGGATGTCATCTAATGAGTCATGTTGTAATAATGGGTGAGACAGTATTAGGTGCGAATAGTAAAGTATTTCCTCATGCAGTTTTGGGCGCAGACCCACAGAATAATAAACATAAAGGAGGGCGTACAACTCTTTCTATTGGTAAAAACTGTATGATTCGTGAAGGTGTCACGATGCATAGAGGTTCTGATTCAAGCTCAGGAACGACGATTGTTGGTGATAATTGTCAATTCTTTTCTTATGCGCATGTCGCACATGATTGTTGTGTAGGGAATCATGTAACATTTGCAAATAATGCAATGATCGGTGGTCATGTTAAAGTTGGCGATTATGCTATTATTGGTGGTGGTGCTGCTGTTCATCAGTTTGTTCGTATTGGACATCATGCATTTATTGGTGGTGTATCTGCTTTGGTTGGGGATTTGATTCCTTATGGAACGGCTGTTGGGGTACAAGCGAAACTTGCTGGTTTAAATATTATTGGTATGAAACGCGCTGGTCTTGCGCGTAAAGAGATTCATGCTTTGCGTCATGCAGTTTCTATGCTTTTTGATCGTAATAAACCCTTTAAAGAACGTGTCAATGATGTTTTTTCTTCATATTATACTTCGCAATCTGTAGTTGATGTAATTAATTTTATTCAAGAAAAAGGAAAGCGTTTTTATTGTACACCTAAATTTGAAGATGACATGATAAATTCAAATAAGGACTAA
- a CDS encoding LpxI family protein, whose amino-acid sequence MVCSNTKNSLSGRTAIIAGNGVLPIVVAQKLEKRRQNPFLVLLRGEADVALYRYEHCELSIVELVRLFKVLKAAEIHNVILAGGVKKRPSLLQLRPNWTTLSALSKLFKALRSGDDTLLKAFINIVENRGFCVVGAHEVVPDLLAPIECNLTLQRATPKQNADILLAVEAARLLGRLDIGQAAVAIDGRVIAVEDSKGTDDMLKRVQEMRERQQILLKGGVLVKCAKPQQDHRVDLPSIGPTTVINAARAGLSGIAVEAKKSLILSLKKTIEEANKHSLFIETFRTTDNE is encoded by the coding sequence GTGGTTTGTTCTAATACTAAAAATTCTCTTTCCGGTAGAACTGCCATCATAGCTGGAAATGGTGTTTTACCTATTGTAGTTGCTCAAAAACTTGAAAAACGTAGACAAAATCCTTTCCTTGTTCTTTTGCGTGGTGAAGCTGATGTGGCACTTTATAGATATGAGCATTGTGAACTATCAATCGTAGAGTTGGTACGGCTGTTTAAAGTTTTAAAAGCAGCTGAAATTCACAATGTTATTTTGGCGGGTGGTGTAAAAAAGCGTCCATCTCTTTTGCAATTGCGGCCCAATTGGACAACTTTATCGGCTTTATCAAAGTTATTTAAGGCATTGAGAAGTGGAGATGATACGTTATTAAAAGCCTTTATAAACATTGTTGAGAATCGCGGTTTCTGTGTTGTTGGTGCTCATGAAGTTGTTCCAGATTTACTTGCTCCAATAGAATGTAATTTAACATTGCAACGTGCTACTCCTAAGCAGAATGCGGATATTCTTTTGGCAGTTGAAGCAGCAAGACTTTTAGGTCGATTAGATATTGGACAAGCAGCTGTAGCTATTGATGGTCGAGTGATTGCTGTAGAAGATTCAAAGGGAACTGATGATATGTTAAAGCGAGTCCAAGAAATGCGCGAAAGACAACAAATTTTACTGAAAGGTGGTGTTCTTGTAAAATGTGCAAAACCACAACAAGATCATCGGGTAGATTTACCATCAATTGGCCCTACAACAGTAATTAATGCTGCCAGAGCTGGATTGTCTGGAATTGCAGTGGAAGCAAAGAAAAGTTTGATATTGTCTTTAAAAAAAACGATAGAAGAAGCTAACAAACATTCTTTATTTATAGAAACATTTAGGACAACAGACAATGAATAA
- the bamA gene encoding outer membrane protein assembly factor BamA yields the protein MTANSRLLNAASALVLAMVAVVPAAAVMSIAIVKETQASIVHSIEVRGNKYVGTQTIRDNMRIKAGRDVSETDIDAEVKRLFELGLFYDVKINQVGNKLVVAVKEYEVVNQVLFQGNKTFKDPDLKRFITLKQNEAFSSDKLTADVKIIREAYKTVGRNNVSVRVQTINLGRGRVNVVFNIVEGSRTKIADITFQGNKTFGAQRLRDVIFTKPSGIFSLLMKGDVYTEDRLAADEEALRRFYYNRGYADFRIVSSKAVYDENSNAYKIHFILDEGACYKIGDIRIESDIDGIDTQSLKQVIKTHTSDVYNAEHVEQSVALINNKVADSGYAFAKVDPRGDRNFKNHTISIIYNIEQGPRAYVQRIEIRGNEKTRDYVIRRELDLNEGDAYNQTLVQRAKRRLESLGFFKTVNISMVPTNQSDQVTLVIDVVEVPTGDLSFSGGYTTGGTSPGMSLEVSVTERNLGGRGQYVRLGIGAGQEKSRNYNLSFVDPYFLGYRSSAGLDIFRSTYLADKAYDVRQTGGSLRFGLPINDQLSANLAYSYVQEEYDFGEKYDLTDDEVIKELYRKYSGAIVQAAKNSPWHRSSISYGLTYNSIDDMRNPHDGIYARLLQEYAGLGGDAQFLKTTGKAMMYKTLSDRMDVVGLFSIGAGYIYGIGGNGLRIFDMFKSNNDMIRGFKYNGIGPRQISQMGEMYFLGGTTYMNGTAEMQFPIPIVPESLGFRGAVFLDAATLYGNNYKPVLKDETPVTNTHSSWRTSAGISLMWESPFGPLRFDYAWPLTKQEGDNVQNLNFGISTKF from the coding sequence ATGACCGCGAATTCAAGACTTTTAAACGCAGCATCTGCATTGGTGCTAGCTATGGTTGCAGTTGTTCCAGCAGCAGCTGTTATGTCAATTGCAATTGTTAAGGAAACACAGGCATCAATTGTTCATTCTATTGAAGTTCGTGGTAATAAATATGTGGGTACTCAAACCATTAGAGATAATATGAGAATTAAAGCCGGGAGAGATGTTTCTGAAACTGATATTGATGCTGAAGTAAAACGTCTTTTTGAACTAGGCTTGTTTTATGATGTTAAAATAAATCAGGTAGGCAATAAGCTTGTTGTAGCTGTTAAAGAATATGAAGTTGTTAATCAGGTCCTATTTCAAGGAAATAAAACATTTAAAGATCCTGATCTTAAACGTTTCATTACTCTGAAGCAAAATGAAGCTTTCAGTTCTGATAAGCTTACGGCTGACGTAAAAATAATTCGTGAAGCTTATAAGACTGTTGGTCGCAATAATGTCTCTGTTAGAGTTCAAACTATTAATCTAGGCAGAGGGCGTGTAAATGTGGTTTTCAATATTGTTGAAGGCTCAAGAACGAAAATTGCCGACATTACTTTTCAAGGAAATAAAACATTTGGAGCACAGCGTTTGCGTGATGTGATTTTCACAAAGCCTTCAGGAATATTCTCGTTATTGATGAAGGGTGATGTTTATACAGAGGATCGTCTAGCTGCTGATGAAGAAGCTCTTCGCCGTTTTTATTATAATCGTGGTTATGCCGATTTTCGCATTGTTTCATCTAAGGCAGTTTATGATGAAAACAGTAATGCTTATAAAATTCATTTCATTCTTGATGAAGGGGCATGCTATAAAATTGGTGATATTCGGATTGAAAGTGATATTGATGGGATTGATACTCAGTCTTTGAAACAGGTGATTAAAACCCATACAAGTGATGTTTATAATGCGGAACATGTTGAGCAATCTGTTGCACTTATTAACAATAAGGTTGCTGATTCTGGGTATGCCTTTGCTAAGGTTGATCCAAGGGGAGATCGCAATTTTAAAAATCACACAATTTCAATTATTTACAACATTGAGCAAGGTCCTCGAGCCTATGTTCAAAGAATTGAGATACGCGGTAATGAAAAGACTCGTGATTATGTTATTCGGCGTGAACTTGATTTAAATGAAGGTGATGCTTACAATCAAACACTCGTTCAGCGTGCAAAACGTCGACTAGAATCTTTAGGCTTTTTTAAAACAGTTAATATTTCAATGGTCCCGACGAATCAATCTGATCAGGTTACATTGGTTATAGATGTAGTAGAAGTTCCGACAGGAGATCTTTCTTTCTCTGGAGGATATACAACAGGTGGTACAAGTCCAGGTATGTCCCTTGAAGTATCTGTCACTGAACGTAACCTTGGGGGACGTGGTCAATATGTACGTTTAGGGATAGGAGCTGGTCAAGAAAAGTCTCGTAATTATAATTTGTCATTTGTTGATCCTTATTTTTTAGGTTATCGTTCATCTGCGGGTCTTGATATTTTCCGCAGTACTTATCTTGCTGATAAAGCATATGATGTGCGGCAAACAGGTGGTTCACTTCGATTTGGGTTACCAATTAATGATCAATTATCTGCTAATTTAGCTTATTCTTACGTCCAGGAAGAATATGATTTTGGTGAAAAATATGACTTAACCGATGATGAAGTCATAAAAGAATTGTACAGAAAATATTCTGGTGCGATTGTTCAGGCTGCCAAGAATAGTCCTTGGCATCGTTCATCTATTAGTTATGGTTTAACTTATAATTCTATCGATGATATGAGGAACCCACATGATGGTATATATGCGCGCCTTCTTCAGGAATATGCAGGGCTTGGTGGAGATGCGCAATTCCTGAAGACAACTGGTAAGGCGATGATGTACAAGACACTCTCTGATCGAATGGATGTTGTAGGTTTGTTTTCTATCGGTGCGGGTTATATATATGGAATAGGTGGTAATGGTCTTCGCATTTTTGATATGTTTAAAAGCAACAATGATATGATTCGAGGTTTTAAATATAACGGAATAGGGCCGCGTCAGATTTCTCAGATGGGTGAAATGTATTTCTTAGGTGGTACAACATATATGAATGGAACTGCTGAAATGCAGTTTCCTATACCTATTGTTCCTGAAAGTTTAGGATTCCGTGGTGCTGTATTTTTAGATGCTGCAACACTTTATGGCAATAATTATAAGCCTGTTCTGAAAGATGAAACGCCGGTTACAAATACTCATAGTTCATGGCGTACATCTGCGGGTATTAGTTTAATGTGGGAATCTCCATTTGGTCCGCTTCGTTTTGATTATGCTTGGCCGCTAACTAAGCAGGAAGGCGATAATGTTCAAAATCTGAACTTTGGTATTTCTACCAAATTCTAA
- the fabZ gene encoding 3-hydroxyacyl-ACP dehydratase FabZ, whose amino-acid sequence MTDTKETRSLGAIDIDKLLSILPHRYPFLLVDRIIEIDGDQRAIGIKNITINEPHFMGHFPEKPVMPGVLILEAMAQTAGAISLLNLNDQKLGLVYLMTVDNAKFRKPVLPGDQLKIHVQLLKKRSNIRRFLCIAKVEDVRVAEAEVSAMIVESRQMV is encoded by the coding sequence ATGACCGATACTAAAGAGACTAGAAGTTTAGGGGCCATCGATATTGATAAATTATTATCAATATTACCTCATCGTTATCCATTTTTATTGGTCGATCGTATAATTGAAATTGATGGTGATCAAAGAGCTATCGGTATTAAAAATATAACAATTAATGAACCACATTTTATGGGACATTTTCCTGAAAAGCCAGTTATGCCTGGTGTTTTGATTTTAGAAGCTATGGCGCAAACAGCAGGAGCAATTTCACTTTTAAATTTAAATGATCAGAAATTAGGTCTAGTTTATCTTATGACTGTTGATAATGCGAAGTTTCGTAAACCGGTTCTACCTGGTGATCAATTGAAAATTCATGTACAGCTATTAAAGAAGCGGTCGAATATTAGGCGTTTTTTATGTATTGCAAAAGTAGAGGATGTTCGCGTTGCTGAAGCAGAAGTTTCTGCAATGATTGTTGAATCAAGGCAAATGGTATAA
- the lpxD gene encoding UDP-3-O-(3-hydroxymyristoyl)glucosamine N-acyltransferase gives MADTFFFTPSRRLTVADVVKLTGAKLLNPEFSNTVINTLSSVESAGEGSLVFIENRKFSDALLGSSAVAVFCTSDIVFKVPESIAILVTSTPQRDFAQVGRILFPASVKPTPWFGQKEISPHAHIHSSAKLEDDVCVEAGAVIGRNVEIGSGTLISSTAVIGENCRIGRDCYIAPKVTVQYSLIGNRVYIYPGVCIGQDGFGYVRSTICVEKIPHLGRVIIQDGVEIGANTTIDRGTFDDTIIGEGSKIDNLVQIAHNVKIGRYCLIAAQCGIAGSTSIGDMSQLGGSVGIADHITIGECVQIAAGSGVMNDIPDGEKWGGSPARPFKQWFREVAALRSIGKLKREKR, from the coding sequence ATGGCGGATACATTTTTTTTTACGCCGTCTCGGCGGTTGACGGTTGCTGACGTAGTAAAGTTGACGGGTGCAAAACTTCTTAATCCAGAGTTTTCTAATACGGTTATAAATACTCTTTCTTCTGTTGAAAGTGCTGGGGAGGGCTCTCTTGTTTTTATAGAGAATCGGAAGTTTTCTGATGCTTTATTAGGGAGCTCTGCGGTTGCTGTCTTTTGTACAAGTGATATTGTTTTTAAAGTGCCTGAGTCTATTGCAATTTTGGTAACATCTACGCCGCAACGTGATTTTGCTCAAGTGGGACGTATTTTATTTCCTGCTTCTGTTAAGCCAACACCTTGGTTTGGTCAAAAAGAAATTTCGCCGCATGCCCATATTCATTCAAGTGCTAAGCTTGAAGATGATGTGTGTGTTGAGGCGGGAGCTGTTATTGGTAGAAATGTTGAAATTGGTTCGGGTACTCTTATTTCTTCAACAGCTGTCATTGGAGAAAATTGTCGTATTGGACGTGATTGTTATATTGCTCCTAAGGTAACGGTTCAGTATTCTTTAATAGGCAATAGAGTTTATATTTATCCTGGTGTTTGTATTGGGCAGGATGGTTTTGGTTATGTTAGAAGCACTATTTGTGTTGAAAAAATTCCACATCTTGGTCGTGTGATCATTCAAGACGGTGTAGAAATTGGTGCAAACACAACGATTGATCGCGGTACATTTGATGATACAATTATTGGTGAGGGTAGCAAAATTGATAATTTGGTGCAGATCGCTCATAATGTGAAGATTGGTCGTTATTGTCTTATTGCTGCTCAATGTGGAATTGCTGGAAGTACATCTATAGGGGATATGTCTCAGCTTGGCGGAAGTGTTGGGATTGCGGATCATATAACAATAGGTGAATGTGTTCAGATTGCTGCTGGGAGTGGTGTTATGAATGATATTCCAGATGGGGAAAAGTGGGGTGGTAGTCCAGCACGACCATTTAAACAGTGGTTTCGCGAAGTAGCAGCATTGCGTAGTATCGGGAAATTAAAAAGGGAGAAAAGATGA
- the pyrH gene encoding UMP kinase has product MTLALRYKRVLLKVSGEALMGGQSFGIDVSVADRIATDIAEVRAMGVEVAIVIGGGNIFRGVAVASRGGDRVTGDHMGMLATAINSLALRTSLTKLNIGAVVLSAVAMPQICESFSQRKAIGYMNQGKVVIFAGGTGNPFFTTDSAATLRAAEIGADVLLKGTQVDGIYSADPKIDPMAKRFDQLTHVEILRLGLSVMDTTAVTLARENNVPIIVYSIHEKGGLAKVLNGEGRFTIVSE; this is encoded by the coding sequence ATGACATTAGCTCTTCGATATAAACGTGTCTTATTGAAAGTGTCTGGTGAAGCACTTATGGGAGGACAAAGTTTCGGCATTGATGTTTCGGTTGCAGATCGTATTGCTACTGATATCGCTGAAGTACGAGCAATGGGTGTAGAGGTTGCTATTGTTATAGGTGGGGGTAATATTTTTCGTGGAGTTGCTGTTGCTTCACGTGGTGGCGACCGTGTCACTGGTGATCATATGGGAATGCTTGCAACCGCTATTAATTCTTTGGCATTACGGACATCATTGACAAAATTGAACATTGGAGCAGTTGTGTTATCAGCAGTTGCTATGCCACAAATTTGTGAAAGTTTTTCACAGCGCAAAGCAATAGGCTACATGAATCAGGGAAAAGTTGTCATTTTTGCGGGTGGTACGGGTAATCCGTTTTTTACCACTGATTCCGCTGCTACTTTGCGTGCAGCAGAAATAGGTGCAGATGTGCTGTTGAAAGGAACACAAGTAGATGGCATTTATTCTGCAGATCCTAAAATAGATCCTATGGCTAAGCGTTTTGATCAATTAACGCATGTTGAGATTTTGCGGTTGGGGTTATCTGTTATGGATACGACAGCTGTTACTTTAGCGCGTGAAAATAATGTACCCATTATTGTATATTCTATTCATGAAAAAGGTGGTTTGGCTAAGGTATTGAATGGAGAGGGACGATTTACAATAGTATCAGAATAA
- a CDS encoding phosphatidate cytidylyltransferase: protein MSNLMSRILTSIVFGTIALYLTWCGGILFFLFTWAIGCFILYEWINITEEKWNVLQKVLAGIFYFVFGSFLVFSTSALLIFCVIMVLALLLALTSIRNVGWISGGFVYASFPVIALSFLRGYDLLGFWGVIFLFAIVWTTDIAAYFSGRAFGGPKLAPRFSPNKTWVGAIVGTLMGLSSGVLVVYVFGISAVDYFVFLLALILSIVSQIGDLGQSWLKRRFSVKDSGFLLPGHGGFMDRMDGLVCATFLLYIIGSFMFDMNKPLVFSI from the coding sequence TTGTCTAATCTTATGTCTCGCATTCTAACATCTATTGTTTTTGGCACTATTGCTTTATATTTAACATGGTGTGGTGGAATTTTATTTTTTTTGTTTACGTGGGCTATTGGTTGTTTTATCCTTTATGAGTGGATTAATATTACTGAAGAAAAGTGGAATGTTTTACAAAAAGTATTAGCGGGTATTTTTTATTTTGTTTTTGGTTCCTTTTTAGTTTTCAGTACATCTGCTCTATTAATTTTTTGTGTTATAATGGTTTTAGCATTATTATTAGCTCTTACATCTATTAGGAATGTTGGTTGGATTTCTGGAGGATTTGTATATGCATCTTTTCCAGTAATTGCTCTATCTTTTTTACGAGGATATGATCTATTAGGTTTTTGGGGAGTAATTTTTTTATTTGCGATAGTCTGGACTACAGATATTGCTGCATATTTTAGTGGTCGTGCATTTGGTGGTCCCAAATTAGCACCACGATTTTCTCCTAATAAAACATGGGTAGGGGCGATTGTTGGTACGCTTATGGGGCTTTCTAGTGGCGTATTAGTTGTTTATGTTTTTGGTATCAGTGCAGTGGATTATTTTGTATTCTTACTTGCTTTGATTTTATCCATTGTTTCACAGATAGGTGATTTGGGACAATCATGGTTAAAAAGGCGATTTTCCGTTAAAGATTCTGGTTTTTTATTACCTGGACATGGTGGATTTATGGATCGTATGGATGGGTTAGTTTGTGCTACTTTTCTTCTTTATATAATTGGCTCGTTTATGTTTGATATGAATAAACCTTTAGTCTTTTCTATATAA
- the lpxB gene encoding lipid-A-disaccharide synthase encodes MNNGSLKIAVIAGEESGDLLGADLISSLSKQTRCNIRLIGVGGRHLETLGLKSFFNFNDIALIGLGAVLKKLPLLLMHICNLSKFIAQEQPDCLIIVDSPDFTHRVAKRVRILAPSIPIIQYVAPTVWAWRPERAKIMRKFIDHVLAIFPFEEKIMKDLRGPATTYVGHRLLTYPPLLAVQSEKKRLRDEQISQPTVVVLPGSRNLEIRNLMPIFGKAIEIAKQRIPHLRVILPTLPHLINEIRLLIQDWKNDVDIVIGEDAKWSAFAEANVALAALGTVSLELALARIPMILCYKLDYFSKLFFFPKILLWSSALPNIIADKPVVSEYFNEFLRPGMLARQIEQLLYNHLLRHAQFCSFDIIEKKMKTDASSGVIAAQTVISFLEKRSGHLKLLTP; translated from the coding sequence ATGAATAATGGTTCTTTAAAAATTGCTGTTATTGCAGGTGAAGAATCTGGTGATTTGCTTGGAGCAGATTTAATTTCTTCTTTATCCAAACAGACAAGATGCAATATTCGTTTGATTGGTGTTGGAGGTAGACATTTAGAAACATTAGGCTTAAAAAGCTTTTTTAATTTTAATGATATTGCTTTAATAGGTTTAGGGGCAGTGTTAAAGAAACTGCCATTATTATTGATGCATATTTGTAATTTATCTAAATTCATTGCACAGGAACAACCTGATTGTTTAATTATTGTTGATAGTCCTGATTTTACTCATCGTGTTGCAAAAAGAGTACGTATTTTAGCACCTTCTATTCCTATTATTCAATATGTTGCGCCAACTGTTTGGGCATGGCGGCCAGAACGTGCTAAAATTATGCGCAAATTTATTGATCATGTATTGGCAATTTTTCCTTTTGAAGAAAAGATTATGAAAGATTTGAGAGGGCCAGCCACAACCTATGTTGGGCATCGTCTTTTAACTTACCCTCCGCTTTTAGCTGTTCAGTCGGAGAAAAAACGTTTACGTGATGAACAAATATCACAGCCTACAGTTGTTGTTTTACCAGGGTCACGGAATTTAGAGATACGAAATTTGATGCCTATTTTTGGAAAAGCAATAGAGATTGCTAAACAACGCATTCCTCATTTGCGTGTTATTTTACCAACTTTGCCGCATTTAATAAATGAAATTCGCCTTTTAATACAAGATTGGAAAAATGACGTTGATATTGTTATTGGTGAAGATGCGAAATGGTCTGCTTTTGCAGAGGCTAATGTTGCACTTGCGGCGTTAGGAACAGTTTCACTTGAATTGGCACTGGCAAGAATTCCAATGATACTTTGCTATAAACTTGATTATTTTTCTAAATTATTTTTTTTTCCAAAAATATTACTATGGAGTTCTGCTCTTCCAAATATTATTGCTGATAAGCCTGTTGTTTCAGAATATTTTAATGAATTTTTACGACCTGGCATGTTAGCAAGACAGATAGAACAACTTTTATACAACCATTTATTACGACATGCACAATTTTGTTCTTTTGATATAATAGAGAAGAAGATGAAAACAGATGCATCATCAGGAGTCATTGCTGCTCAAACGGTTATAAGCTTTCTTGAGAAAAGATCAGGACATTTAAAATTACTAACACCATAA
- the frr gene encoding ribosome recycling factor, which yields MDIKLIMDDLKRRMEGAISSFKHELSSLRTGRASASFLEHLTVEAYGSVVPINQVANISVPESRMLSVSVWDKTMIGVVERAIRDSGLGLNPITDGINLRIPLPSLNEERRKELVKIAHQYAEQARISIRHVRRDGMDNLKKLEKEGEIGQDEARSLSEKVQKLTNEIIAEIDKSLVLKETEIMQV from the coding sequence ATGGATATAAAACTAATTATGGATGATCTAAAACGTCGCATGGAAGGTGCTATTTCTTCTTTTAAACACGAATTAAGTAGTTTGCGGACTGGGAGAGCATCGGCTAGTTTTTTAGAACACTTGACAGTTGAGGCTTATGGTTCTGTTGTTCCTATAAATCAAGTTGCCAATATTTCTGTTCCGGAATCACGGATGCTTTCAGTATCTGTGTGGGATAAAACAATGATAGGGGTTGTTGAGCGTGCTATTCGTGATTCTGGTCTTGGTTTAAATCCTATTACTGATGGTATAAATTTGCGTATTCCTTTACCTTCATTAAATGAAGAACGCCGAAAAGAATTGGTAAAAATTGCGCATCAATATGCAGAACAAGCTCGTATTTCTATTCGTCATGTTCGTCGTGATGGTATGGATAATTTAAAGAAGTTAGAAAAAGAAGGAGAAATTGGACAAGATGAAGCGCGTAGCTTGTCTGAGAAAGTCCAGAAGCTTACAAATGAAATTATAGCTGAGATTGATAAAAGTTTAGTTTTGAAAGAAACTGAAATTATGCAAGTTTAA